Genomic segment of Umezawaea sp. Da 62-37:
ATGTCCGACGGGCCGTGCACCACCACGAGTGCGTCGGTGCCCGCGACGACCTCGCGGCACGCCGCCGGATCGCGCACGTCCAGTTCCCGCCACGGCAGGCCGCGCGAGGAGGCCGTGTCGGGAGGGTGCCGCGAGGCGACCACCGGTTCCACGCCGAGCGCGCGCAGCCGGGCTCCGACCGACGCGCCGAGGAAGCCGCTGCCGACGACCAGCGCCCTCACCTGGCGACGCCTTCCGGCTCCGGGACGCGCAGCAGCGCGGTCGCCGCGGCGACCAGCACGCCGCCCGCCGCGACCACGGCGAACGCGGTGGTGAGGCCCCAGGTCGCGGCCAGCAGGCCGACCAGCGGCGGGCTGCCGAGGAAGCCGAGGTAGGAGATCGTGGTGACGGTGGTGATCGCGGCGGGCCTGCGCTCGTCGTCGGCCGACTTGCCCGCCATGCCCAGCAGCGTCGGGACGGCGGGCGCCAACCCGATGCCCGCCAGCGCGAACCCGGCCAGCGCGACCGCGGCGGGCAGCCCGGCCGGTTCGGTGATCACGGCCAGCACCAGGCCGACCGCGCCGAGGACGCTGCCGAACACCACGACCGTCAGGCCGGAGAAGCGCTCGCCCTGCCACTGGACGAGCAGCCGCCCACCGGCCAGGCCGATCATGTACGCGGCGGGCGCGGCGCTGCCGAGCAGCGGCCCGGCGCCCAGGTCCTGTTCCAGGTGGATCGCGCCCCACTGCTCGACGGCGTTCTCCATGAACAGCACGACCGCGGCGACCAGGCCGAACGCGATCAGGATCGGCGTCGCCGAGCGGGTGCGGACCGGACTGTCCGAAGTGGACCGCGTCCGCCAACCGGCCCGGTCGATCGACAGGAACGCGCTGACCAGCACGAGGGCGGCGATGACGAGCAGCACCTCGCGCGACGAGGCGCCCGCCTGCCGGGCGAGGCCGACCGACGGGGCGGCGACGACCATCGCGAGCGGCGTGGCGGCGTGCACCTTGTTGAACAGCCGGACGCCGTCGCGCGCCTCGTGCTCCGCGGTCGTGGCGTTGAGGGCGACCTCTATCGCCCCGGAAGTGGCCCCGATCAAGACAAGTGAGAGCGCGAACGTCACCGGGGAATGCGTCCAACCCGGAAGCGCGCATGCCGCCGCGAAGGCCAAAAGTACAACCGGGAGTGCCCTTTCGCGCATTCGGGACACCAGTTTTCCGGTGATCACCATGGCGGGCAGGGCACCGAACGGGATGCCGAACAGCGCCAGTCCGAACTCGGAGTCGGTGGCACCGATCTGGTCCTTGACCTCGGGCAAGAGCCCGGCCCAACCACCCCAGAAGAGTCCCCAGCTCGTGGCGGCGAAGATCAAGCCCCTGGAGTTCGGACGACTTGGCGGCGCACTTGCCAACACTGTCTCCCTTCACTGATTGGGTTACGTTGGGTTCAGTGATTGTGAACCCAACGTAACGCCGACGTGCACTAGCTGCCAATCGGCGCCTTATCGGGTGACCCCCGAGAGGAGACAGATGGACAGTCGCGACTACTTGGTCACCGACCGGCTCCCCTTGCCCGACGGGCCTTCCGTCGTGCACGTGGACGTGGTCCGCGAGGACAGCTACCGCATCGACGTCGTGCGGACCGTGGCCACCGCGATCGAGGTGCTGCTGACCGAACTGGACGGCCGCAGCGCCGTGGTGATCACCGACCACGTCGTGGCGGAGCTGCACGCGGGTCCGATCATCGAAGCGCTGACCGAACGGGGTCAGCTGCTCGGGACGACCTCGGTGCCCAGCGGCGAGAAGAGCAAGACGGCCACCACGGCGTTCGAGTTGATGGACTGGTTGGCGCAGGTGGGTTTCGCCCGACGCGATGTGGTGATCGCACTGGGTGGTGGCGTCGTCATCGACACGGTCGGCTGGGTGGCAAGCGCTTTCATGCGCGGAGTGCCGTACGTGAACATGCCGACCACGCTGCTGGCGCAGGTCGACGCGGGCATCGGCGGCAAGGTGGCGGTCGACCACAGCGAGGCCAAGAACCTGGTCGGCGCGTTCTACCAGCCGCGCGCGGTCATCTCCTGCCTGGAGTACCTCGGCACCCTGGACCGCAGGCAGGCCAGGGCCGGGCTCGCGGAGGTGGTGAAGAAGGCGGTGATCGCCTCCCCCGCGCTGTTCCAGCACATCGAGGACAACGTCGAGGACCTGGTGGAGTGCCGGTCGCCCGCGGTCGACGTGCTGGTGCACGCGGCCAGCTCGATCAAGACCGAGCTGGTCGGCCGCGACCCGTACGAGGTGGACCTGCGCAGGCCGCTGAACTTCGGGCACACCGTCGGCCACGCGGTCGAGACCGTGACGGACTACGGGCCGGTGCTGCACGGCGAGGCGGTCGCGTTCGGCATGGCGGTCGCGGTCGACGTGGCCAGGTCGCGCGGGGTCGTGGACCCGGCCACCGCGGACCGGGTGATCGCCCTGATCCGGCGGCTGGGCCTGCCGGTGTCGCTGGCCGACCTCGGGGTCGAGGTCGTGGTCGAGGAGGTGCTGGGCGCGCTGGCGAAGATCAAGCAGATTCGCGACGGGAGCCTGCGGTTCGTGCTGCCCGTGGAACTGGGCACCACGGCCATCGTCGAGGACGTCACCACCGAAGAGGTGCGGGCGGCGCTGGTCAGGGAGCGTTCGTGACGCCGCGGTGGACCGTCGACGCCGGGGGCACCGGGACCGCGGTGACCGGTCCCGGTGGCCGGCGGCGCTACGGGTCGGTGAACCCGGCCTCGGGCGGCCAGGACGCGGCGGACGCGGTGCTGCGCACCGTGTTCGCCGACTTGGCCGCGGCGCTGGACGGCGGGGCGGGGCAGGGCTGGATCGCCACGGCCACGGTGGACCCGCGCGATCCGGGGTCCGAGTTGGAGCGCCTGCGCAGGACCGCCGAACGAGCGGGCCTGCGCGGGCGGGTCGTCGTGTCCAACGACGCTCTGCCGTGGCTGGTTGCGCCGCCGCTGTCGGGGCGCGGCGTGGCCGTCGTGTGCGGCACCGGCTCGGGTTTCCTGGCCGGTGACGGCCGGTCCGCCGCCGTGCGCGTCGGGAGCTGCGAGTACCTGGGCAGCGATGAGGGCAGCGCCTACGACCTGGGCCTGTCCGGGCTGCGCGCCGCCGTGCGCGCGCTGGACGGCCGCGGCCCGGACACGGTGCTGGCCGGGCACTTCGGCGTGGCGACCGCGCGCGAACTCGCGCGGCTGGCCTTCCCCAAGGCCGCCGTGGCCGCGCTGGCCCCGACGGTCTGCCGGGCGTGGCTGGACGGCGATCCCGTGGCCACCAGGCTGGTCGCCGACGCGATCGGCGAGCTGGGGCTGGGTGTCCGGGCCGCCGCGGCCGCCGCCGGGCTCGAAGGCGAGTGGACCGTCGCGGCCGGGGGCGGCGTCTTCCTGGGCTGCCCCGAGTTCCTCGCCGAGTTCGAGCGCGAGGTGCTCGGCGAGGTGGTCGCGGTGACCGACCCCAACGCCACCATCGAGGCCGCGCTGGAGGCGGGCGTGCCCGCGTGGGCGCTGGACGACTGCGCGTGGACGCTCACCCTCGCCGATCCTCCCCGCCCCGCGCCGAGACCGGCCGCGGCCACCGGCCCGATCGCGCTCGGCCTGTGCCTGGCCGCGTGGGGCGGCGGCGGTCTGCCCGCGGCGCTGGACGCCGCGCGCGCGACCGGCGTGGACGCCGTCGACCTGCCGACCGACACCACGACCGGCCTGGTCGACGCCGACCGGTGGGCTACCGACGCGGCCTACCGGTCCGAGCTGCGCGAGACCCTGTCCGACCTGGCCGTGACGTGCGTCAGCAACAGCCGCGACACGCAGCTGCTGCTCGGCCCGCACGGCCCGCACACCGATCCCGTGCTCGCCGGGTCCGCCGACGACAAGCGCGCGCACGCCCTGCGGCACGCGG
This window contains:
- the aroB gene encoding 3-dehydroquinate synthase, translating into MDSRDYLVTDRLPLPDGPSVVHVDVVREDSYRIDVVRTVATAIEVLLTELDGRSAVVITDHVVAELHAGPIIEALTERGQLLGTTSVPSGEKSKTATTAFELMDWLAQVGFARRDVVIALGGGVVIDTVGWVASAFMRGVPYVNMPTTLLAQVDAGIGGKVAVDHSEAKNLVGAFYQPRAVISCLEYLGTLDRRQARAGLAEVVKKAVIASPALFQHIEDNVEDLVECRSPAVDVLVHAASSIKTELVGRDPYEVDLRRPLNFGHTVGHAVETVTDYGPVLHGEAVAFGMAVAVDVARSRGVVDPATADRVIALIRRLGLPVSLADLGVEVVVEEVLGALAKIKQIRDGSLRFVLPVELGTTAIVEDVTTEEVRAALVRERS
- a CDS encoding TIM barrel protein, producing MTPRWTVDAGGTGTAVTGPGGRRRYGSVNPASGGQDAADAVLRTVFADLAAALDGGAGQGWIATATVDPRDPGSELERLRRTAERAGLRGRVVVSNDALPWLVAPPLSGRGVAVVCGTGSGFLAGDGRSAAVRVGSCEYLGSDEGSAYDLGLSGLRAAVRALDGRGPDTVLAGHFGVATARELARLAFPKAAVAALAPTVCRAWLDGDPVATRLVADAIGELGLGVRAAAAAAGLEGEWTVAAGGGVFLGCPEFLAEFEREVLGEVVAVTDPNATIEAALEAGVPAWALDDCAWTLTLADPPRPAPRPAAATGPIALGLCLAAWGGGGLPAALDAARATGVDAVDLPTDTTTGLVDADRWATDAAYRSELRETLSDLAVTCVSNSRDTQLLLGPHGPHTDPVLAGSADDKRAHALRHAEHAIRIAADLGAPQVRLMFGVPDLSRWLSWWHSDVSWADNVEAWLEAATPVLKLAAEHGVQLLVEPHPKQVAYDPDSTRQLLDAADVRLCLDVANLAAVGYDPVSVVRGWGTRLGAAHAKDLQRWTGTDQPPGAGWSRYGPGPAIRFRALGSGDLPWPSVVAALLDEGFRGVLYVEHEDALLPREQSVANSVRLLRSLLPDREPQGRTW
- a CDS encoding MFS transporter, which encodes MLASAPPSRPNSRGLIFAATSWGLFWGGWAGLLPEVKDQIGATDSEFGLALFGIPFGALPAMVITGKLVSRMRERALPVVLLAFAAACALPGWTHSPVTFALSLVLIGATSGAIEVALNATTAEHEARDGVRLFNKVHAATPLAMVVAAPSVGLARQAGASSREVLLVIAALVLVSAFLSIDRAGWRTRSTSDSPVRTRSATPILIAFGLVAAVVLFMENAVEQWGAIHLEQDLGAGPLLGSAAPAAYMIGLAGGRLLVQWQGERFSGLTVVVFGSVLGAVGLVLAVITEPAGLPAAVALAGFALAGIGLAPAVPTLLGMAGKSADDERRPAAITTVTTISYLGFLGSPPLVGLLAATWGLTTAFAVVAAGGVLVAAATALLRVPEPEGVAR